GCCGCCGATGCGGAGCGGGTTCTGGCCGCCCTTTCCGTTTCGGCTCTCGGCGTTCAGGAGAAGCTGACGACTGGCCTTTCGGAGATGTCGGGCGTCAACGACGTGATGCAGAACATCGCCACCGTCTCGTCCATGCAGTCGGCGGCCAGTGCCGAAATGGCCAAGGCCATCGACGGCATCGCCGGCGCCACGGCGCGCACGGTGGATCATCTCGGAGGCATACGCCAGTCGGCGTCGACGACGGCAAGGGCCTTCGAATCGGTCGTCGACGGGGCTCGGGCTCTTTCCGAGGCCGTGGCAGGCCTGAGGCGCCTCCTGGGCCAGTTCAAGATCGAGAGGGAGCGGAGCACCGCCCCTCTCCCTCTTCCTGCCTCACGACAGGGCCGAAAGGGGGCTTAGGGCGAGGGGATCGAGATTCTGGATGGCAGGTGCGAGGATCGGTCCCCCGAGGGGGACCTGCCTGAAAAAGGCGGATCACGACGGAGACAGCGGATGCGCCCCGAGGAAAGGACCCGGCGGGGCGACGAGAGAAAGGGAGGTGCGACACGTGATGCGACGCATGATCGTGGCGATGCTGATGGTTGTCCTTTCCGCCGGACTCTGCTTCGGCGAGACGAAGGTCATAACGGCGGCGACCGACCCCTGGCCCCCCTTCATGGATCCCGACTCGCCCACGGAGGGGCTCAGCATGGAGATCGTCCGGGCCGCCCTCGGCCGGGAGGGCTACGAGGTCAAAATGCACTTCATGCCCTGGGCCAGGGCGGAAGAGGACGTCCGCGAGGGAACCTACGACATCCTGCCCAACACGTGGATGACCGACAGCCGCAAAGAGGTCCTTCTCTACAGCGAACCTTACGCGGCCAACGAGCTGAAACTGGTGAAGCGCAAGGGAGACCCCTTCGAGTACGAGGGAATGGAGAGCCTCAAGGGACTCACCGTCGGCATCATTCGGGACTACGGCTACGGTGACGCCTTCATGAGCGACCCCGCCTTCAAGCGCGATCCCGTCCCCGACTTCGTCACCAAC
The DNA window shown above is from Aminithiophilus ramosus and carries:
- a CDS encoding transporter substrate-binding domain-containing protein is translated as MRRMIVAMLMVVLSAGLCFGETKVITAATDPWPPFMDPDSPTEGLSMEIVRAALGREGYEVKMHFMPWARAEEDVREGTYDILPNTWMTDSRKEVLLYSEPYAANELKLVKRKGDPFEYEGMESLKGLTVGIIRDYGYGDAFMSDPAFKRDPVPDFVTNVKKLVAGRVDLTLEDEIVGRNLLATAAPELLDQIEFTKNPMSVQNLHVTSGLKNPRAREIIEAFDRGLAAIRADGTFDEILSRYGIK